In one Methanobrevibacter arboriphilus genomic region, the following are encoded:
- a CDS encoding ATP phosphoribosyltransferase, with product MEIVIGLPKGSLNNVNRGNTYQLFKDAGYEVRGYEPGNESYEINIANDDEIKAFLTRPQSTPVELNRGMVDIAIVGEDWVKEESVSHEGGITKIGDLDYGQTRLIVAVPVDSPYFSLSEFFRLNKDRKTPILCFTEYPNLTRKHIMENDGYKEVFGDSIPLVQVRGLVDGENDMVQIINSDGATEVYIAKGADLIVDNTQTGSSLKKAGLVELETIMHSSAGLYAGVSCVDEKLEKAKMIFEQLYGATTARKYFDVKFNVNNDIALVVSDFLVDNGYCSDEPTINSGSKFSQINVLIEKNKFPEMLNGIKKYNASSVVRNDVKQYVK from the coding sequence ATGGAGATTGTAATAGGGCTTCCTAAGGGAAGTTTAAATAATGTAAATAGAGGAAACACCTATCAACTTTTTAAAGATGCTGGGTATGAAGTTCGTGGATATGAACCTGGAAACGAGTCTTATGAAATTAATATTGCTAATGATGATGAAATTAAGGCATTTTTAACTCGTCCTCAAAGTACTCCTGTTGAACTCAATAGAGGAATGGTTGATATTGCTATTGTTGGTGAAGACTGGGTTAAAGAAGAGTCTGTTTCTCATGAAGGAGGAATAACAAAAATTGGTGACCTTGATTATGGCCAAACTCGTCTTATAGTAGCTGTTCCAGTTGATTCTCCTTATTTCTCTTTAAGTGAGTTTTTTAGACTTAATAAAGATCGTAAAACTCCTATTCTCTGTTTTACAGAGTATCCGAACCTTACTCGTAAGCATATTATGGAAAATGATGGGTATAAAGAAGTTTTTGGAGATTCTATTCCTCTTGTTCAGGTTAGAGGTTTAGTTGATGGTGAAAATGATATGGTTCAAATAATTAACTCTGATGGTGCTACTGAAGTATATATAGCTAAAGGCGCAGATCTTATTGTAGATAATACTCAAACAGGTAGCAGTCTAAAGAAAGCTGGTTTAGTTGAGCTTGAAACTATAATGCATTCCTCTGCTGGTCTTTATGCAGGTGTTAGCTGTGTTGATGAAAAGCTGGAAAAAGCTAAAATGATTTTTGAACAGCTTTATGGTGCAACTACCGCTAGAAAATACTTTGATGTTAAATTTAATGTTAACAATGATATTGCTTTAGTTGTAAGTGATTTTTTAGTGGATAATGGTTATTGTTCTGATGAGCCTACCATTAATTCTGGAAGTAAATTTTCTCAGATTAATGTTTTAATTGAAAAAAATAAGTTTCCAGAAATGCTAAACGGTATAAAAAAATATAATGCTTCTTCTGTTGTTAGAAATGATGTTAAACAATATGTAAAATGA
- the pyrF gene encoding orotidine-5'-phosphate decarboxylase → MNIKNNIILAMDLMDILEAYEVVEEISDYINTIKIGYPLTLAEGLKSIGIFKDNFDFNVICDYKVADIPETNSKIADLTFNAGADAIITHGFVGEDSVKACLDVASNYNGDVFLLTEMSHPGAQMFLQGVADDIAKMGLEMGIKNYVAPSTRLNRLSEIRNIVGKDSFIISPGVGTQGGDPKDTLKYADALIIGRSIYASNNPKEAIESILNSLK, encoded by the coding sequence ATGAATATTAAAAATAATATAATTTTAGCAATGGATTTAATGGATATTTTAGAAGCTTATGAGGTTGTTGAGGAAATTTCAGATTATATTAACACGATTAAAATTGGTTATCCATTAACGTTAGCTGAAGGACTTAAATCTATAGGTATATTTAAGGATAATTTTGATTTCAATGTTATTTGTGATTATAAGGTAGCTGATATTCCTGAAACTAATTCTAAAATAGCTGATTTAACTTTTAATGCTGGTGCTGATGCTATTATAACTCATGGTTTTGTTGGAGAGGATAGTGTTAAAGCTTGTTTAGATGTTGCCTCTAATTATAATGGTGATGTTTTTCTTTTAACAGAAATGTCTCATCCTGGGGCTCAGATGTTTCTTCAAGGAGTTGCTGATGATATCGCTAAAATGGGCCTTGAAATGGGGATTAAAAATTATGTAGCTCCGTCAACAAGACTTAATAGGCTTTCTGAAATTAGAAATATTGTTGGAAAAGATTCTTTTATCATATCTCCCGGTGTTGGTACTCAAGGTGGAGATCCTAAGGATACTTTGAAATATGCTGATGCTTTAATTATTGGAAGATCTATTTATGCTTCAAACAATCCTAAGGAAGCTATTGAAAGTATTTTAAATTCTTTAAAATAG
- the cbiM gene encoding cobalt ECF transporter S component CbiM, whose product MHIMEGFLPPLWCLFWYILSIPVIAYGIIRIKKVTEETPESKSLLAVSGAFMFVLSSLKIPSVTGSCSHPTGNGLGAAIFGPAVAAVLATIVLLFQAILLAHGGLTTLGANVFSMGIIGPLVAWGVYKGFTKSGISAAIAIFFAAFLGDLFTYVTTSFQLAMAFPEPTFQAALTTFLGIFAITQIPLAIAEGLLTVVIWDQLTKYKPRLLEKLNALKISSSSKKSSEVSGDS is encoded by the coding sequence ATGCACATTATGGAAGGATTTTTACCACCACTTTGGTGTCTTTTCTGGTATATACTTTCAATTCCTGTAATTGCTTATGGTATTATAAGAATCAAAAAAGTAACTGAGGAAACACCAGAATCTAAGTCATTGTTGGCAGTTAGTGGTGCTTTTATGTTTGTACTTTCGTCATTGAAAATACCTTCTGTTACTGGTAGTTGTTCACATCCTACTGGTAATGGTTTAGGAGCAGCTATATTTGGACCTGCTGTAGCTGCAGTTCTTGCAACAATTGTATTGCTATTTCAGGCAATACTTTTAGCTCATGGTGGTTTAACTACTCTTGGAGCAAATGTATTTTCTATGGGTATTATTGGACCTTTAGTAGCTTGGGGAGTTTATAAAGGATTTACAAAATCAGGAATTTCTGCTGCTATAGCTATATTCTTTGCAGCATTCCTTGGAGATCTTTTTACCTATGTTACAACTTCATTCCAATTAGCAATGGCTTTCCCAGAACCTACTTTTCAAGCAGCTCTTACTACATTTTTAGGAATTTTCGCTATAACTCAAATTCCATTAGCTATTGCTGAAGGATTGTTAACTGTTGTTATTTGGGATCAATTGACTAAATATAAACCAAGATTACTTGAAAAATTAAATGCTTTAAAAATTAGTTCTTCTTCTAAAAAATCTTCAGAAGTTTCAGGAGATAGCTAA
- a CDS encoding energy-coupling factor ABC transporter substrate-binding protein: protein MSTRNRDIILLILVAIIAIAPMVMYSGLGEDQGYFGGADGAAGEAIEELGYEPWFSSFWEPPSGEIESLLFALQAAIGAIIIGYFIGYWRGASKNKKE from the coding sequence ATGAGTACTAGAAATAGAGATATAATTTTATTAATTCTTGTAGCTATTATTGCTATAGCTCCAATGGTAATGTATTCTGGGCTTGGAGAAGATCAAGGTTACTTTGGTGGTGCTGATGGTGCTGCTGGTGAAGCTATTGAGGAACTTGGTTATGAACCATGGTTTTCTTCTTTTTGGGAACCTCCAAGTGGTGAAATAGAAAGTTTACTCTTTGCACTTCAAGCTGCAATTGGTGCAATAATCATTGGTTATTTCATTGGTTATTGGAGAGGAGCTTCTAAAAATAAAAAAGAATAA
- the cbiQ gene encoding cobalt ECF transporter T component CbiQ, whose protein sequence is MEIDYIAHTNNLRDVKSTYKLIISISLMIFALIVNLPIVSLFITFLIGISLLTIAKIPFKFYIKFMSIPFGFALITCIFMAFFFGSGTVIFNTGILGIVVREDALSLAITTFCRTLACFSALGFLSLTTPIALILNDLSKIKIPKIFIEIALLMYTSIFVFLDQIKIMTNAQKTRMGYNGFKNSYRSLGLLISNLFFRSLDKGEKLQYALDSRGYNGELPKYDP, encoded by the coding sequence TTGGAAATTGATTATATTGCTCATACGAATAATTTAAGGGATGTTAAAAGTACTTATAAGCTTATAATATCCATTTCTTTGATGATATTTGCTTTAATAGTCAATTTACCAATTGTTTCTCTTTTTATAACCTTTTTAATTGGAATTTCTCTTCTTACAATAGCTAAAATCCCATTTAAATTTTATATTAAGTTCATGTCTATTCCATTTGGATTTGCTTTGATAACTTGTATTTTCATGGCATTTTTCTTTGGTAGTGGAACTGTAATTTTTAATACTGGCATCTTAGGTATTGTTGTTCGAGAAGATGCTTTATCACTTGCAATAACTACTTTTTGTAGGACTTTAGCGTGTTTCTCTGCTCTTGGATTTTTGTCTTTAACTACTCCAATTGCTCTGATATTAAATGATTTAAGTAAAATTAAAATTCCTAAAATTTTTATTGAAATAGCTTTATTAATGTATACTTCTATTTTTGTCTTTTTAGATCAGATTAAAATAATGACAAATGCTCAAAAAACAAGAATGGGGTATAATGGGTTTAAAAATTCTTATAGGTCTTTAGGTCTTTTAATATCTAATTTGTTTTTTAGATCTCTTGATAAAGGTGAGAAATTACAATATGCATTAGATTCTAGAGGTTATAATGGTGAATTACCTAAATATGATCCTTAA
- a CDS encoding DMT family transporter yields MNFKNYWVFLGLIAGLLFGIATPFSKLLLADLNSFQLSGLLYLGSGIVIIPSIIKNFNNFYKAKDVVKDENTSKKSFLEVKFDKNFIKILLIILFGGILGPLFLMIGLSHNSASSTAVWLNMELVATAILGLIFFKDNLDKFASIGLLLTFIAGLIVSWGNGFGDIFSIIFIILACFSWGLDNQLTSIVDGYSPEFITFVKGIFGGGVNLTIGMIIASQMISLNLIFYGIILGLVSYGLSIVFFVSSAQNLGATRSQILFATAPFWGIMFSIFIGEPLTFNLIIAIILLIVAVLITNNIVHNHKHYHNKVEHVHLHSHDDGHHVHKHDSNDFEIYNKDKDKNKKHTHTHVHNEKYHEHNHFPDLHHKHDH; encoded by the coding sequence TTGAATTTTAAAAACTATTGGGTTTTTTTAGGCTTAATAGCTGGTTTATTATTTGGTATTGCAACACCATTTAGCAAACTTTTATTGGCGGATTTAAATTCATTTCAATTATCTGGACTTTTATATTTAGGATCAGGAATTGTGATCATTCCTAGTATAATTAAGAATTTTAATAATTTTTATAAAGCTAAGGATGTAGTTAAAGATGAAAATACTTCTAAAAAATCTTTTTTAGAGGTTAAATTTGATAAGAACTTTATAAAAATTTTACTTATAATTCTTTTTGGTGGAATATTAGGTCCTTTATTTTTAATGATAGGTCTTTCTCATAATAGTGCAAGTTCAACTGCTGTATGGTTAAATATGGAGCTTGTAGCTACAGCCATTTTAGGATTAATATTTTTTAAGGACAATTTAGATAAATTTGCTTCAATCGGTTTATTACTCACATTTATCGCTGGTTTAATAGTATCTTGGGGAAATGGATTTGGTGATATATTTTCTATAATTTTCATCATTTTGGCTTGTTTTTCATGGGGATTGGATAATCAGCTTACTTCTATAGTTGATGGATATTCTCCAGAGTTTATCACTTTTGTTAAAGGTATTTTTGGAGGTGGAGTTAATTTAACCATTGGAATGATTATAGCTTCTCAAATGATTTCATTAAACTTAATATTTTATGGAATAATATTAGGATTAGTGTCTTATGGTTTAAGTATTGTATTTTTCGTTAGTTCTGCACAAAATCTTGGAGCTACTAGAAGTCAAATTTTGTTTGCCACTGCTCCATTTTGGGGAATAATGTTTTCTATATTTATTGGTGAACCACTAACATTTAATTTGATTATAGCTATTATATTATTGATTGTTGCAGTATTAATCACTAATAATATTGTTCATAATCATAAACATTATCATAATAAAGTTGAACATGTTCATCTTCATTCTCATGATGATGGGCACCATGTTCATAAACATGATTCTAATGACTTTGAAATTTATAATAAAGATAAAGATAAAAATAAAAAACATACTCATACTCATGTACACAATGAAAAATATCATGAACATAATCATTTTCCAGATTTACATCATAAACATGATCATTAG
- a CDS encoding ATP-binding cassette domain-containing protein yields the protein MIEAKNITYLYSDGTKALDNINFNVEKGQIVSLLGKNGAGKSTLFLHFNGIFEPENGEILIDGEKLEYNKKGLLKARQKVGIVFQNPDDQLFAPTVEEDVAFGPLNIGLSQEETKKRVTDSLKRVGMEGYEKKPPHHLSGGQKKKVAIAGILAMNPEIMVLDEPTSGLDPKGASKMLKLLYELNNHGMTIIISTHDVDLVPLYSDKVNVIKNGSIIKEGTPHEVFDDIDLIRDADLRLPRVAHLLEVLEKEDNVKISDSYPLTIGEARKDLLKYIDKRKFSKDKSNI from the coding sequence ATTATAGAAGCTAAGAATATTACTTACTTATATTCTGATGGCACTAAAGCATTAGATAATATTAATTTCAATGTAGAAAAAGGTCAGATTGTTTCATTACTTGGTAAAAATGGTGCAGGAAAATCTACCCTTTTCCTCCATTTTAATGGAATATTTGAACCAGAAAATGGTGAAATACTTATTGATGGTGAAAAATTAGAATATAATAAAAAAGGGCTACTTAAAGCTAGACAAAAAGTAGGGATAGTCTTCCAGAATCCTGATGATCAGCTTTTTGCACCAACTGTTGAAGAAGATGTTGCATTTGGCCCACTTAACATTGGTCTTTCTCAAGAAGAAACAAAAAAACGTGTTACTGATTCTCTTAAACGTGTGGGAATGGAAGGATATGAAAAAAAACCCCCGCATCATCTGAGTGGTGGTCAAAAGAAGAAAGTAGCTATTGCAGGAATTTTAGCTATGAATCCTGAAATAATGGTTTTAGATGAACCAACTTCTGGTTTAGACCCTAAAGGTGCTTCTAAGATGCTCAAATTATTGTATGAGCTTAATAACCATGGTATGACTATTATTATATCTACTCATGATGTTGACTTGGTTCCCCTTTATTCTGACAAAGTTAATGTTATAAAAAATGGGAGTATTATCAAGGAAGGCACTCCTCATGAAGTTTTTGATGATATTGATCTGATTCGTGATGCTGATTTAAGATTGCCTAGAGTAGCTCATCTTTTAGAAGTTTTAGAAAAAGAAGATAATGTTAAAATCTCTGATTCTTATCCTTTAACTATTGGAGAAGCTCGTAAAGATTTATTGAAATATATTGATAAGAGAAAATTTAGTAAAGATAAGTCTAATATTTAA
- the ribC gene encoding riboflavin synthase — protein sequence MRIGVCDTTFARFDMGGAAIDELKSNATDLKIIHKTVPGIKDLPVASKKLIEEEDCEIVMALGMPGPMEKDKMCAHEASTGLIRAQLMTNTHILEVFVHEDEEEKDDLLKELAENRSREHARNLLKMMFTPKQMQKEAGMGMREGKEDAGPL from the coding sequence ATGCGAATTGGTGTTTGTGATACTACTTTTGCCCGTTTTGATATGGGTGGAGCAGCTATTGATGAATTAAAATCTAATGCTACTGATTTAAAAATTATTCATAAGACTGTTCCTGGGATTAAAGATCTTCCAGTAGCTTCTAAGAAACTTATTGAGGAAGAAGATTGTGAAATTGTCATGGCTCTTGGAATGCCTGGCCCTATGGAAAAAGATAAAATGTGTGCTCATGAGGCATCTACTGGTCTTATTAGAGCTCAATTGATGACTAACACTCACATTTTAGAAGTTTTTGTTCATGAGGATGAAGAGGAAAAAGATGATCTTTTAAAAGAATTAGCCGAGAATCGATCTCGTGAACATGCTCGGAACTTACTAAAAATGATGTTTACTCCTAAACAAATGCAAAAAGAAGCTGGAATGGGAATGCGTGAAGGAAAAGAAGATGCTGGTCCATTATAA
- a CDS encoding glycosyltransferase family 2 protein, whose amino-acid sequence MTDKNEVSSFSNNHLINKDTDGIFVVVPAFNEDKTVGSVIEEIVKLGYKVILVDDGSSDNTYEIAKSSKSKYPDNIFIYQHVINRGLGAALKTGMTGALIHGAKFIVTFDADGQHAVEDIVKVCKPLKDGNAEVVIGSRPFEDMPNSKNFANTVMNLMTYLFYRTKVKDSQSGLRAFKAEVIPKLNLLSRGYGVSSEFIREIRRNHLKLEEVTITTIYTPETQAKGTNAMVGLKILFKMIMDIFR is encoded by the coding sequence ATGACAGATAAAAACGAAGTTTCTAGCTTTTCTAATAATCATTTAATTAATAAAGATACTGATGGGATATTTGTTGTTGTTCCTGCTTTCAATGAAGATAAAACTGTTGGTTCAGTTATAGAAGAAATTGTAAAATTAGGATATAAAGTCATTCTTGTTGATGATGGTTCTAGTGACAATACTTATGAAATAGCTAAATCTTCTAAATCTAAATATCCAGATAATATTTTTATATATCAGCATGTTATTAACAGAGGTTTAGGTGCAGCTTTAAAGACAGGTATGACTGGAGCATTAATTCACGGTGCTAAATTTATTGTTACTTTTGATGCTGATGGTCAGCATGCTGTGGAAGATATAGTTAAAGTTTGCAAACCATTAAAAGATGGAAATGCAGAAGTTGTTATTGGATCAAGACCATTTGAAGATATGCCCAATTCTAAAAATTTTGCAAATACAGTTATGAATCTCATGACTTATTTGTTTTATAGAACAAAGGTTAAAGATTCTCAATCTGGTCTGAGAGCTTTCAAAGCAGAGGTTATTCCCAAATTAAATTTGTTATCAAGAGGTTATGGTGTGTCTTCAGAGTTTATTAGGGAAATTAGAAGAAATCATCTTAAATTAGAGGAAGTTACAATTACTACTATTTACACTCCTGAAACTCAAGCTAAAGGAACCAATGCAATGGTTGGACTTAAAATTTTATTTAAAATGATAATGGATATATTTAGATGA
- a CDS encoding DUF2304 domain-containing protein — translation MECVIIFGDIRLFQILVVFIAILAILLVFNRFHKKKTSITTFILWVVLWVLLAIFAIMPESSTYIANLIGIGRGLDLIIIFGIIGSYYLIFRIYLKLEKIDQDITKLVRIISIEKELNYELDQDQDENEDKK, via the coding sequence ATGGAGTGTGTAATTATTTTTGGAGATATAAGGTTATTTCAGATATTGGTTGTGTTTATAGCTATTTTAGCAATATTATTAGTTTTTAATAGATTTCATAAGAAAAAAACTTCTATTACAACTTTTATTCTTTGGGTAGTATTATGGGTTTTATTGGCTATATTTGCTATAATGCCCGAATCTAGTACATATATAGCTAATCTTATTGGTATTGGAAGAGGTTTAGATTTAATAATTATTTTTGGAATTATTGGTTCTTATTATTTAATATTTAGGATTTATTTAAAGCTTGAAAAAATAGATCAAGATATAACAAAATTAGTAAGAATAATTTCAATAGAAAAAGAACTAAATTATGAATTAGACCAAGATCAAGATGAAAATGAAGATAAAAAATGA
- a CDS encoding LUD domain-containing protein has protein sequence MNENELESMRNSFKTVYNKRKNILNDPQVKNLQEKVIDIRKDSIDNNEKLIETLKESFKKNDIDYAFADNAEEARNIIYDVIKIEINEDLKDDKSNYNINNDFNNYDDFNDGDSFNDESSIVVAKSKSNTLGEIAASKFLQSKGIDVIETDLGDRILQLKGKDNKPTHPTGPASHLNVEEISKIVSKGLDVDVACDPKSIMEVVKKDVLNKVSEADIGLSGANAVACEDGSLVFVHNEGNISLVSLMKTHIIVVGIEKLVRTIEDAISIAKLETIYATGSKVTSYINIVSGPSKTADIEKKLLKNMYGAEKVFVIILDNGRLEAIESIAECLYCIGCGSCIVTCPVYNAIGNEFGFNNYLGGRGVAMSKFIQDTETSISSGLYKCTLCGLCKINCPVTISTSDIIENIRAETLKKSLYPEKHGKFKDNIKNKGSPY, from the coding sequence ATGAATGAAAATGAATTAGAATCAATGAGAAATTCATTTAAAACTGTTTATAATAAACGTAAAAATATTTTAAACGATCCTCAAGTTAAAAATCTTCAAGAAAAAGTCATTGATATTAGAAAAGATTCTATTGATAACAATGAGAAGTTAATCGAAACTCTTAAAGAATCTTTCAAAAAAAATGACATTGATTATGCTTTTGCAGACAATGCTGAAGAGGCTAGAAATATTATTTATGATGTTATTAAAATTGAAATTAATGAAGATTTGAAGGATGATAAATCAAATTATAATATTAATAATGATTTTAATAATTATGATGATTTTAATGATGGTGATAGTTTTAATGATGAAAGTTCAATTGTTGTAGCTAAATCTAAATCTAATACTCTTGGAGAAATTGCAGCTTCTAAATTTCTTCAATCAAAAGGTATTGATGTTATTGAAACAGACTTGGGAGATAGGATATTACAATTAAAAGGAAAAGATAATAAACCTACACATCCAACAGGCCCTGCATCCCATTTAAATGTTGAAGAAATTTCAAAAATTGTAAGCAAAGGGTTGGATGTAGATGTTGCTTGTGATCCTAAATCTATTATGGAAGTTGTGAAAAAGGATGTTTTAAATAAAGTATCTGAGGCTGATATTGGATTAAGTGGAGCTAATGCAGTAGCTTGTGAAGATGGATCTTTAGTTTTTGTTCATAATGAAGGTAATATATCTCTTGTTTCTCTCATGAAGACCCATATTATTGTGGTGGGTATAGAAAAGCTTGTTAGGACTATTGAAGACGCTATTTCAATAGCTAAACTTGAAACCATATATGCTACTGGAAGTAAGGTAACTTCTTATATTAATATTGTTTCAGGACCTTCAAAAACTGCTGATATTGAGAAAAAGCTACTTAAAAATATGTATGGTGCAGAAAAAGTCTTTGTCATTATTCTAGACAATGGGCGTTTAGAAGCTATTGAATCAATTGCTGAATGTCTTTATTGTATTGGTTGTGGTAGTTGTATTGTTACTTGTCCTGTTTATAATGCTATAGGTAATGAATTTGGTTTTAATAATTATTTAGGTGGTCGTGGAGTAGCTATGAGTAAGTTTATTCAGGATACTGAAACTAGTATTTCTTCTGGACTTTATAAATGTACATTATGTGGTCTTTGTAAAATTAACTGTCCTGTAACTATTTCTACATCTGATATTATTGAAAATATTCGTGCTGAAACTCTTAAAAAGAGTTTATATCCTGAAAAACATGGGAAATTCAAGGATAATATTAAGAATAAAGGTTCTCCTTATTAA
- a CDS encoding (5-formylfuran-3-yl)methyl phosphate synthase, with protein sequence MLLLISPINNEEALESIEGGADIVDVKNPKEGSLGANFPWVISEIRKMTPDDMLVSATLGDVPYKPGTVSLAAMGALASGADYIKVGLYGTSNYDEALEVMTNVVKTVKSNNPDATVVASGYGDAHRVGAVSPWDIPKVAKESGSDLAMLDTAVKDGKTLFDYLNIDDLEKFVEETHSYGLKSALAGSVKKEQLKQLHDIGCDVVGVRGAACTGGDRNNGKISRTAVAELKELVNSFD encoded by the coding sequence TTGCTTCTATTAATAAGCCCTATAAACAATGAAGAAGCACTAGAGTCTATTGAAGGCGGTGCAGATATAGTCGATGTTAAAAATCCTAAAGAAGGATCTCTCGGAGCTAATTTCCCATGGGTGATTAGTGAAATTAGAAAAATGACTCCTGATGATATGTTAGTAAGTGCAACTCTTGGAGATGTTCCCTATAAACCTGGAACGGTGTCTCTTGCAGCGATGGGTGCTTTAGCATCTGGTGCAGATTATATTAAAGTAGGATTGTATGGTACATCTAATTATGATGAGGCTTTAGAAGTTATGACTAATGTTGTTAAAACTGTTAAGAGTAATAATCCTGATGCTACTGTTGTTGCATCTGGTTACGGGGATGCTCATAGAGTTGGAGCAGTTTCACCATGGGATATTCCAAAAGTAGCTAAAGAGTCTGGAAGTGATTTAGCTATGTTGGATACGGCAGTTAAAGATGGCAAAACTTTGTTTGATTATTTAAATATTGATGATTTAGAAAAATTTGTTGAGGAAACTCATAGCTATGGTTTAAAATCAGCTCTTGCAGGTTCTGTTAAAAAAGAACAATTAAAACAACTTCATGATATTGGTTGTGATGTTGTTGGTGTTAGAGGTGCTGCTTGTACTGGTGGAGATAGAAATAATGGCAAAATCAGTCGAACTGCTGTAGCTGAATTGAAAGAATTAGTTAATTCCTTTGATTAG
- the guaB gene encoding IMP dehydrogenase encodes MYSKKLKEAELGFTYDDFLLVPNASYTEAKDVDTKAKVSRNFELNIPIISSAMDTVTESDMAIALAQEGGLGVIHRNMTLEQQVKEVKKVKMSGDLTIKDVVTITPNSSISTVKTIMEEEEVSGLPVIKDEKLVGIISKRDIKPFLNNNSDKKVEDIMTSDVVTIEEPITPSEALELAYENKVERLPVIRDGKLAGIVTIRDILNHKKYPNAARDKNGNFLVAAAAGPFDLERAMALDEAGADIIAVDCAHAHNMNVVKFAKTMKENLDADLIMGNIATSEAAEDLIAQGIDGLKVGIGPGSMCTTRIIAGVGVPQLSAISSVADVASDYGVPVIADGGLRYSGDIAKALGAGADLVMLGNLLAGTYESPGDVVVMNGRKYKQYRGMGSMGAMTGGFGGGADRYFQEIKGPMKHSKLVPEGVEGAVPYKGTVNEVVFQLVGGLKASMGYCGAKDIKSMQEVAKFVRITSSGIKESHPHDLLITNESPNYPTLD; translated from the coding sequence GTGTATTCAAAAAAATTAAAAGAAGCTGAACTTGGGTTTACGTATGATGACTTTTTACTTGTTCCAAATGCATCATATACAGAAGCAAAAGATGTTGATACTAAAGCTAAAGTATCTAGGAATTTTGAATTAAATATTCCGATTATTAGTTCAGCTATGGATACTGTAACAGAATCAGACATGGCTATTGCTTTAGCTCAAGAAGGAGGTCTTGGTGTCATACATCGTAATATGACCTTAGAACAACAAGTTAAAGAGGTTAAAAAAGTAAAAATGTCTGGAGATTTAACAATTAAAGATGTTGTTACTATTACTCCAAACTCATCTATTTCCACAGTTAAAACTATCATGGAAGAGGAAGAAGTTAGTGGGCTTCCTGTTATTAAAGATGAAAAATTAGTTGGTATTATTAGTAAAAGGGATATTAAACCCTTCTTAAATAATAATTCTGATAAAAAAGTTGAAGATATAATGACTTCTGATGTTGTAACAATCGAAGAACCAATTACTCCATCTGAAGCTCTTGAACTTGCTTATGAAAATAAGGTTGAAAGACTTCCTGTTATTCGTGATGGTAAATTAGCGGGAATTGTTACTATTCGTGATATTTTAAATCATAAAAAATATCCTAATGCTGCTCGTGATAAAAATGGAAACTTTTTAGTAGCTGCTGCTGCTGGACCATTTGATTTAGAAAGAGCTATGGCACTTGATGAAGCTGGTGCTGATATTATTGCTGTTGATTGTGCTCATGCTCATAATATGAATGTTGTTAAATTCGCAAAGACAATGAAAGAGAATCTTGATGCTGACCTTATTATGGGCAATATTGCAACTAGTGAGGCTGCAGAAGACTTAATAGCTCAGGGTATTGATGGTTTAAAGGTTGGAATTGGTCCGGGTTCAATGTGTACAACAAGAATCATTGCTGGTGTTGGTGTTCCTCAATTATCAGCTATCTCATCTGTTGCTGATGTAGCTAGTGACTATGGTGTTCCTGTAATTGCTGATGGTGGTCTTCGTTATTCTGGAGATATAGCTAAAGCTTTAGGTGCTGGTGCTGATTTAGTCATGCTTGGAAATTTACTTGCAGGTACTTATGAATCTCCTGGTGATGTTGTTGTTATGAATGGAAGAAAATACAAACAATATCGTGGTATGGGTTCAATGGGAGCTATGACTGGTGGTTTTGGTGGTGGAGCTGATAGATACTTCCAAGAAATCAAAGGTCCAATGAAACATTCAAAACTTGTTCCAGAAGGAGTTGAAGGTGCTGTACCTTATAAAGGAACTGTTAATGAAGTTGTATTCCAACTTGTTGGTGGTCTTAAAGCATCTATGGGTTACTGTGGTGCTAAAGATATTAAATCAATGCAGGAAGTAGCTAAATTTGTTAGAATTACTTCTAGTGGTATAAAAGAAAGCCATCCTCATGATCTTTTGATTACTAATGAAAGTCCTAATTATCCTACTTTAGATTGA